The following coding sequences are from one Brassica napus cultivar Da-Ae unplaced genomic scaffold, Da-Ae ScsIHWf_1459;HRSCAF=2050, whole genome shotgun sequence window:
- the LOC125597424 gene encoding ammonium transporter 1 member 1 — MSGSLSCSAADLAVLLGPNATAAADYICGQLSTVNNKFTDVAFAVDNTYLLFSAYLVFSMQLGFAMLCAGSVRAKNTMNIMLTNVLDAAAGGLFYYLFGYAFAFGSPSNGFIGKHNFGLKDFPSASADYSNFLYQWAFAIAAAGITSGSIAERTQFVAYLIYSSFLTGFVYPVVSHWFWSADGWASPFRTDGDLLFSTGAIDFAGSGVVHMVGGIAGLWGALIEGPRLGRFDNGGRAIALRGHSASLVVLGTFLLWFGWYGFNPGSFNKILVTYESGTINGQWSAVGRTAVTTTLAGCTAALTTLFGKRLLSGHWNVTDVCNGLLGGFAAITGGCSVVEPWAAIICGFVAALVLLGCNKLAEKLKYDDPLEAAQLHGGCGAWGLIFTALFAREKYLNQIYGEKPGRPHGLFMGGGGKLLGAQLIQILVITGWVSATMGTLFFILKKMKLLRISAEDEMAGMDMTRHGGFAYMYYDDDESHKAIQLRKVEHRSPSPSGVTTTSV; from the coding sequence ATGTCGGGATCTTTATCTTGCTCTGCTGCCGACCTCGCAGTCTTGTTAGGCCCTAATGCCACGGCTGCAGCTGACTACATCTGCGGCCAACTTAGCACCGTTAACAACAAATTTACCGACGTTGCTTTCGCCGTAGACAACACATACCTTCTCTTCTCCGCTTACCTCGTCTTCTCTATGCAACTGGGCTTCGCTATGCTCTGCGCTGGCTCTGTAAGAGCCAAGAACACGATGAACATCATGCTTACCAACGTCCTTGACGCTGCAGCTGGAGGTCTCTTCTATTATCTATTCGGTTACGCCTTTGCCTTTGGATCTCCCTCAAACGGCTTCATCGGAAAACACAACTTTGGTCTCAAAGACTTCCCTTCAGCCTCCGCCGACTACTCTAACTTTCTATACCAATGGGCTTTTGCCATCGCCGCTGCCGGAATCACCAGCGGCTCCATCGCTGAACGGACTCAGTTTGTTGCATACCTGATCTATTCATCCTTCTTAACAGGCTTTGTTTACCCAGTTGTTTCTCACTGGTTCTGGTCTGCTGATGGGTGGGCTAGTCCTTTTAGGACCGACGGAGATTTACTTTTCAGCACAGGAGCAATCGATTTCGCTGGCTCGGGTGTTGTTCACATGGTTGGAGGCATCGCTGGTCTATGGGGTGCGTTGATCGAAGGTCCACGACTTGGTCGGTTTGATAACGGTGGACGAGCTATAGCCCTACGTGGCCACTCGGCCTCACTAGTTGTCCTTGGAACATTCCTCCTTTGGTTTGGATGGTATGGATTCAACCCTGGTTCCTTCAACAAGATCCTCGTCACTTATGAATCAGGCACGATCAACGGGCAGTGGAGCGCTGTCGGACGGACTGCTGTCACAACCACTTTAGCTGGCTGCACTGCGGCGCTCACAACCCTCTTCGGGAAACGTCTTCTCTCGGGACACTGGAACGTTACTGACGTATGCAACGGCCTCCTTGGAGGGTTTGCAGCTATAACCGGTGGCTGTTCGGTCGTAGAGCCTTGGGCGGCGATCATCTGCGGGTTCGTAGCGGCCCTGGTACTCCTCGGGTGCAACAAGCTCGCGGAGAAACTCAAATACGATGACCCGCTCGAGGCAGCCCAGTTACACGGTGGGTGCGGAGCCTGGGGGCTAATATTTACTGCACTTTTTGCTAGAGAAAAGTACTTGAACCAGATCTACGGCGAGAAGCCCGGAAGGCCCCACGGTTTGTTCATGGGCGGTGGAGGAAAACTGCTTGGAGCTCAGCTTATTCAAATACTTGTTATCACAGGTTGGGTAAGTGCGACCATGGGAACGCTTTTCTTCATcctcaagaaaatgaaactgTTGCGTATATCTGCTGAGGATGAGATGGCCGGTATGGATATGACCAGGCATGGTGGCTTTGCTTACATGtactatgatgatgatgagtctCACAAGGCCATTCAGCTAAGGAAAGTTGAGCATAGATCTCCTTCACCTTCGGGTGTTACTACCACTTCTGtttga